TAAGGCATCACCATGAATCTAAAATTATTTGATTACTTTTGCCTAAGTACGCTAACTCAAATCCCCAGAGTGCTTCAGCTGAACTTTCACACAATCTTTATCTGAAAACTCTTCACATCACACAGATTGCTCCTTTTTCAGTAACCTTTTCCTGCCCAGTCTTTGGGCAAACCACACTTGAGCATGATGTTATCTTCCTGTTGTTTTCAAATCTGGGAAACCACTTTTGAGGAATACAATTGCAATAAAGCAGATAACACCACTAAAAGACCAAACAAGATTTAAGGAGCAAAGAACAACACTTTGATAACAGCTATTATGACAAATGTATAACCCAGACAAAGGAGAGGTTGTCCCATCCACTTCAACCTCCTGGATTGTTCCTGTGGCCTAAGTATGGCTCAGCCACGCTGCCTCCTGTTCTGATTTGTGCTTAACTTTGTGAAGTTCATTTTAACAACATTGTATTTCCATGGAAGCACTTTCTCTGATCCCTTGACAATCTAAGTTACCAATTCATGCCAGGACTGAGCAAGAATAACAGATGGACTTACTCTTGTTCCTGTGACCTTTTCAGTggcccacagcagcacaggttaTGACACAGCTGGGTGACAGGATTGGTTTGCCCCAATTTTTTCTTGTGTACACAATTTTCAGTTATTTGCctattctcatttttattgaGAGCAATAGAAAGCTTTAATTAAGTCATTCAGCTAATGATTACATTGTTAAAATATCACTGTGTCTGAAGATACAGCTAAcactgaaaaagggaaattgaaAAACTTCAAATGtgatttaattttgctttgatAGTCCACATACATTTAGGATTTGTTGAATCACACGTTTTTAATTAATCAGATAGTTCTGTAACTTGAACAATGAGGAAGGGGCTTTCATTTTGTCAGAATTTAAGGAGTAAATGATTGAAGCTTGCTAGTAATGTATTGTTCAAATTCTTAAATTATCACAATGTTAGGACATCTTTTCAGCAAATAATATAAGACAGCAGAAGATAATTGCAGTGTAATTGCAAGTATAACTGCAGACCCTAATCTGTGGGGACCATCTGTAAATTTGCAAACTGACTTTATTCAGATCCtaaatactgtaattttgaCTGTGTCCTTGTCAATTTTGATATGTTTTCAGCATGGCAAGAAGCCTGTAAACATGCTGAGGAcagctgaaaagcaaaaaagttggaaaagaaGTTGCTAATACAAGAGATGTCCGGGTTTAGTTGTCTCTAGCTAAGGAGACTTTGTGGGCTAAGTTGTGCAGAAAATGTGTGCAATCGTACAGAGAAACTTCCTTTGTCCATCACCCTCAGttcaggggctgtgcagaggaaaGGCTTCACATGCTGTGTgtcaggagctgtccctgtgcacaGGGCACATCCTCTTCACGTGGATGATGCTGGGGCTCAGCTCGGTGTCCCAGTAGtactctggggacagcaggcgCGTGGGTTTGTGCTGCACCAGGTACTCGTTGAGGAGGCTCTCGTGGTGCCCCCGAGCCtcaattccattttctgtgtcCTCCATCAGCCCCCCAAAACAGGCTCGGGTCAGTTTGTACACCTCGGACACGCTGCCCCCGTAGAAGCTGGCAGTGTAATGGAAgtccccctgtccctcaggGGTGGCACCTTGGGACTCAGGGCGTGTCTCACGGGCTTTGTTCTCCTGCTGGGTGACCTGCCAGGAGCTGATGGTTGCCACCAGGGCATCAATGATCTCCACCCCGAtgtgtgccaggagctgcacgTCGATGTCCATGGAGTACAGATAATCCACCTCGTGCTGGAACTGCCCCTGGATGTACGAGCTGAGGATGTGCATGCGGCTCCGGGAGAGCTCCTGCCACCTGGAGCCATTCTGCACAGGGATGACAAACAGCTGGTTCTCAGGGGCCAGCTGAAGGTGGGAGACCTTCTCAGGATTGTCTGTGAACAAGTAGAAATTCACTTGGTGCCCAGCAAGGAAGTACTTGTTGGCAGATCTCATGAACCCTTCTATGAACTGGACATATCTAAGAGACATGGAAAGGAGAAGAATGGAGAGAGGCTCCTCTGCTGAAGAATGACAGCTGTTCAAGTTCAttctctttgtctttttctatCTGTTGCTCCTTCTTACAATGTCAGTTGCATGTCAATGAGTTCTGATGAATGCTCTAGGAATGGGAACTTTCAGGAATTGGANNNNNNNNNNNNNNNNNNNNNNNNNNNNNNNNNNNNNNNNNNNNNNNNNNNNNNNNNNNNNNNNNNNNNNNNNNNNNNNNNNNNNNNNNNNNNNNNNNNNNNNNNNNNNNNNNNNNNNNNNNNNNNNNNNNNNNNNNNNNNNNNNNNNNNNNNNNNNNNNNNNNNNNNNNNNNNNNNNNNNNNNNNNNNNNNNNNNNNNNNNNNNNNNNNNNNNNNNNNNNNNNNNNNNNNNNNNNNNNNNNNNNNNNNNNNNNNNNNNNNNNNNNNNNNNNNNNNNNNNNNNNNNNNNNNNNNNNNNNNNNNNNNNNNNNNNNNNNNNNNNNNNNNNNNNNNNNNNNNNNNNNNNNNNNNNNNNNNNNNNNNNNNNNNNNNNNNNNNNNNNNNNNNNNNNNNNNNNNNNNNNNNNNNNNNNNNNNNNNNNNNNNNNNNNNNNNNNNNNNNNNNNNNNNNNNNNNNNNNNNNNNNNNNNNNNNNNNNNNNNNNNNNNNNNNNNNNNNNNNNNNNNNNNNNNNNNNNNNNNNNNNNNNNNNNNNNNNNNNNNNNNNNNNNNNNNNNNNNNNNNNNNNNNNNNNNNNNNNNNNNNNNNNNNNNNNNNNNNNNNNNNNNNNNNNNNNNNNNNNNNNNNNNNNNNNNNNNNNNNNNNNNNNNNNNNNNNNNNNNNNNNNNNNNNNNNNNNNNNNNNNNNNNNNNNNNNNNNNNNNNNNNNNNNNNNNNNNNNNNNNNNNNNNNNNNNNNNNNNNNNNNNNNNNNNNNNNNNNNNNNNNNNNNNNNNNNNNNNNNNNNNNNNNNNNNNNNNNNNNNNNNNNNNNNNNNNNNNNNNNNNNNNNNNNNNNNNNNNNNNNNNNNNNNNNNNNNNNNNNNNNNNNNNNNNNNNNNNNNNNNNNNNNNNNNNNNNNNNNNNNNNNNNNNNNNNNNNNNNNNNNNNNNNNNNNNNNNNNNNNNNNNNNNNNNNNNNNNNNNNNNNNNNNNNNNNNNNNNNNNNNNNNNNNNNNNNNNNNNNNNNNNNNNNNNNNNNNNNNNNNNNNNNNNNNNNNNNNNNNNNNNNNNNNNNNNNNNNNNNNNNNNNNNNNNNNNNNNNNNNNNNNNNNNNNNNNNNNNNNNNNNNNNNNNNNNNNNNNNNNNNNNNNNNNNNNNNNNNNNNNNNNNNNNNNNNNNNNNNNNNNNNNNNNNNNNNNNNNNNNNNNNNNNNNNNNNNNNNNNNNNNNNNNNNNNNNNNNNNNNNNNNNNNNNNNNNNNNNNNNNNNNNNNNNNNNNNNNNNNNNNNNNNNNNNNNNNNNNNNNNNNNNNNNNNNNNNNNNNNNNNNNNNNNNNNNNNNNNNNNNNNNNNNNNNNNNNNNNNNNNNNNNNNNNNNNNNNNNNNNNNNNNNNNNNNNNNNNNNNNNNNNNNNNNNNNNNNN
This Catharus ustulatus isolate bCatUst1 chromosome 23, bCatUst1.pri.v2, whole genome shotgun sequence DNA region includes the following protein-coding sequences:
- the LOC117006695 gene encoding histo-blood group ABO system transferase 2-like isoform X1, whose amino-acid sequence is MRITKLHGLAILVTAGITGAIWYHHPFSPSRDQEQAASPGGDSGLKTDLHETSLMLPWRQDVLVLTPWLAPIVWEGTFSRDILNAQYLQKNLVTGVVTFAVEKYVQFIEGFMRSANKYFLAGHQVNFYLFTDNPEKVSHLQLAPENQLFVIPVQNGSRWQELSRSRMHILSSYIQGQFQHEVDYLYSMDIDVQLLAHIGVEIIDALVATISSWQVTQQENKARETRPESQGATPEGQGDFHYTASFYGGSVSEVYKLTRACFGGLMEDTENGIEARGHHESLLNEYLVQHKPTRLLSPEYYWDTELSPSIIHVKRMCPVHRDSS
- the LOC117006695 gene encoding histo-blood group ABO system transferase 2-like isoform X2, which translates into the protein MLPWRQDVLVLTPWLAPIVWEGTFSRDILNAQYLQKNLVTGVVTFAVEKYVQFIEGFMRSANKYFLAGHQVNFYLFTDNPEKVSHLQLAPENQLFVIPVQNGSRWQELSRSRMHILSSYIQGQFQHEVDYLYSMDIDVQLLAHIGVEIIDALVATISSWQVTQQENKARETRPESQGATPEGQGDFHYTASFYGGSVSEVYKLTRACFGGLMEDTENGIEARGHHESLLNEYLVQHKPTRLLSPEYYWDTELSPSIIHVKRMCPVHRDSS